In Halobaculum limi, one DNA window encodes the following:
- a CDS encoding 2-oxoacid:acceptor oxidoreductase subunit alpha produces MPADFNWAIGGEAGDGIDSTGKIFAQALSRAGRHVFTSKDFASRIRGGYTAYKVRTSTEKVRSVVDRLDVLVALTPRTIEENLDELHEGSVIIYDGDRTTMADVEIPDEMIGLDVPLKSLAEDAGGAIMANVVALGAACEATSFDIEHLDSSLKKRFGDKGQSIVENNKQAARLGQDYVQDNYPDADLDYDLETTDNDYVLLNGDEAIGMGAIAAGCKFYAGYPITPATDVMTYLTGRIENFGGHVVQAEDELAAINLALGAARAGARSMTATSGPGIDLMAETFGLVATSETPLVICDVMRSGPSTGMPTKQEQGDLNMMLYGGHGEIPRFVLAPTTVNECFWKTVEAFNLAEKYQTPVYLAADLAMAVTEQTFEPEAFDMDAVEIDRGKVVDEETIEDHQTESGGFKPHEITDDGISPRAFPGTEGGAHMSTGLEHDEQGRRTEDTEMRVKQVDKRTRKVETAKEREDFSPREFGDAEADNLIVTWGSNEGTLVEALEYLDDDDVDVRILSCPYIFPRPDLTEEFEAADQVVVVECNATGQFADVLEHDTLQRVKRINKYDGVQFKADELAQDIKETLAESQEVQA; encoded by the coding sequence ATGCCAGCGGACTTCAACTGGGCCATCGGCGGGGAGGCCGGCGATGGCATCGACTCCACCGGGAAGATCTTTGCGCAGGCACTCTCCCGGGCGGGTCGACACGTCTTCACGTCGAAGGACTTCGCCTCCCGGATCCGTGGCGGGTACACCGCGTACAAGGTGCGCACGTCCACGGAGAAGGTGCGGTCGGTCGTCGACCGACTGGACGTCCTCGTCGCGCTCACACCACGAACTATCGAGGAGAACCTCGACGAACTCCACGAGGGGTCGGTCATCATCTACGACGGCGACCGGACCACGATGGCCGACGTCGAGATTCCCGACGAGATGATCGGACTCGACGTGCCGCTCAAGAGCCTCGCGGAGGACGCGGGCGGTGCCATTATGGCGAACGTCGTCGCACTCGGTGCCGCCTGCGAGGCCACCAGTTTCGACATCGAACACCTCGACTCCTCGCTGAAGAAGCGCTTCGGCGACAAGGGCCAGTCCATCGTCGAGAACAACAAGCAGGCCGCTCGTCTCGGACAGGACTACGTCCAGGACAACTACCCGGACGCCGACCTCGACTACGATCTGGAGACGACGGACAACGACTACGTCCTCCTCAACGGCGACGAGGCCATCGGGATGGGTGCTATCGCCGCTGGCTGTAAGTTCTACGCCGGCTACCCGATTACGCCCGCGACGGACGTGATGACGTACCTGACGGGTCGTATCGAGAACTTCGGCGGTCACGTCGTGCAGGCGGAAGACGAACTCGCCGCGATCAACCTCGCGCTCGGTGCCGCCCGCGCAGGCGCGCGGTCGATGACTGCGACCTCCGGCCCGGGTATCGACCTGATGGCCGAGACGTTCGGCCTCGTCGCCACCTCGGAGACGCCGCTGGTCATCTGCGACGTGATGCGCTCGGGTCCCTCGACGGGGATGCCGACCAAGCAGGAGCAGGGCGACCTCAACATGATGTTGTACGGCGGGCACGGCGAGATTCCGCGGTTCGTTCTCGCGCCGACCACCGTCAACGAGTGCTTCTGGAAGACCGTCGAGGCGTTCAACCTCGCCGAGAAGTACCAGACGCCCGTCTACCTCGCGGCCGACCTCGCGATGGCGGTCACCGAGCAGACGTTCGAACCCGAGGCGTTCGACATGGACGCCGTCGAGATCGACCGCGGCAAGGTCGTCGACGAGGAGACCATCGAGGACCACCAGACCGAGTCGGGCGGCTTCAAGCCCCACGAGATCACGGACGACGGAATCAGTCCGCGTGCGTTCCCCGGCACCGAAGGCGGCGCACACATGTCCACCGGCCTCGAACACGACGAACAGGGCCGTCGGACCGAAGACACCGAGATGCGCGTCAAGCAGGTCGACAAGCGCACCCGCAAGGTCGAGACCGCGAAAGAGCGTGAGGACTTCTCGCCGCGTGAGTTCGGCGACGCCGAGGCTGACAACCTGATCGTGACGTGGGGCTCCAACGAGGGAACCCTCGTGGAGGCGCTGGAGTACCTCGACGACGACGACGTCGACGTGCGGATCCTCTCGTGTCCGTACATCTTCCCGCGCCCCGACCTCACCGAGGAGTTCGAGGCGGCCGACCAAGTGGTCGTCGTCGAGTGTAACGCGACGGGTCAGTTCGCGGACGTCCTCGAACACGACACGCTCCAGCGTGTCAAGCGCATCAACAAGTACGACGGCGTGCAGTTCAAGGCGGACGAACTCGCCCAAGACATCAAGGAGACCCTGGCGGAGAGCCAGGAGGTGCAAGCATGA
- a CDS encoding 2-oxoacid:ferredoxin oxidoreductase subunit beta, translating to MSSQVRFTDFKSDKQPTWCPGCGDFGTMNGMMKALAETGNDPDNTFVVAGIGCSGKIGTYMHSYAIHGVHGRALPVGAGVKMANPDLEVMVAGGDGDGYSIGAGHFVHAVRRNVDMTYVVMDNRIYGLTKGQASPTSREDFETSTTPDGPQQPPVNPLALALASGATFIAQSFSSDALRHQEIVQKAIEHDGFGFVNVFSPCVTFNDVDTYGYFRDSLVDLKEEDYDPTDREAAKEKVLDADKEYMGVLYQEENSVPYEQTHGLDSNMSEIDHDGAPEGAMDLVREFY from the coding sequence ATGAGTTCCCAGGTCAGATTCACCGACTTCAAATCGGACAAACAGCCCACGTGGTGTCCCGGATGCGGCGACTTCGGGACGATGAACGGTATGATGAAGGCGCTCGCGGAGACGGGCAACGACCCCGACAACACCTTCGTGGTCGCCGGCATCGGCTGTTCGGGCAAGATCGGCACGTACATGCACAGCTACGCCATCCACGGCGTCCACGGCCGCGCGCTCCCGGTCGGTGCGGGCGTGAAGATGGCCAACCCCGACCTGGAAGTGATGGTCGCGGGCGGCGACGGCGACGGCTACTCCATCGGCGCGGGCCACTTCGTCCACGCCGTCCGGCGCAACGTCGATATGACGTACGTCGTGATGGACAACCGCATCTACGGACTGACGAAGGGGCAGGCCTCGCCCACCTCGCGTGAGGACTTCGAGACCTCGACGACCCCCGACGGGCCGCAGCAGCCACCAGTCAATCCGCTGGCGCTGGCGCTGGCGTCGGGCGCGACGTTCATCGCGCAGTCGTTCTCCAGCGACGCCCTGCGTCACCAAGAGATCGTCCAGAAGGCCATCGAACACGACGGATTCGGCTTCGTCAACGTGTTCTCGCCGTGTGTCACCTTCAACGACGTGGACACGTACGGCTACTTCCGCGACTCGCTGGTCGACCTCAAAGAGGAGGACTACGACCCGACCGACCGCGAAGCGGCCAAGGAGAAGGTCCTCGACGCCGACAAGGAGTACATGGGCGTCCTCTACCAGGAGGAGAACTCGGTGCCGTACGAGCAGACGCACGGCCTCGACTCGAACATGAGCGAGATCGACCACGACGGCGCGCCCGAGGGCGCGATGGACCTGGTTCGCGAGTTCTACTAA
- a CDS encoding alpha/beta hydrolase → MNRWIRVAAVVCILLLVVGAGGAFYFATPYHGSAASVQQVTDDPRVTVTVEDGVHVLSPRNADSTVGVVFYPGARVAPDAYYATFAPIVARTNVTVFVPSMPLNLALADVDAADRVRTRHPGIQTWVVGGHSLGGVAACQYAGSHDVRGLVLFASYCNEDVREESFAVLSVTGSADTVLNRENYRNARTRLPAKTTFHEIEGMNHTQFGSYSGQRGDSPAPLSYDEAHHRLADVLVPWLTNHSTVVAVSGSSG, encoded by the coding sequence ATGAACCGGTGGATACGGGTGGCCGCCGTCGTCTGTATCCTGTTGCTCGTCGTCGGTGCCGGCGGCGCGTTCTACTTTGCGACGCCGTACCACGGGTCGGCGGCGTCGGTCCAACAGGTCACAGACGACCCCCGAGTCACTGTGACGGTCGAAGATGGCGTGCACGTCCTCTCCCCGAGGAACGCCGACTCGACGGTCGGCGTGGTGTTCTATCCGGGGGCGCGCGTCGCTCCGGACGCCTACTACGCCACGTTCGCACCGATAGTGGCACGGACGAACGTGACCGTGTTCGTGCCATCGATGCCGCTCAACCTCGCACTCGCCGACGTCGACGCGGCGGACCGGGTTCGGACTCGACATCCCGGGATTCAGACGTGGGTTGTCGGCGGCCATTCGCTCGGTGGCGTCGCGGCCTGCCAGTACGCCGGATCACACGACGTTCGGGGTCTCGTCCTGTTCGCGTCGTACTGCAACGAAGACGTCCGTGAGGAGTCGTTCGCCGTCCTCAGCGTCACCGGGAGTGCGGACACGGTGTTGAACCGCGAGAACTACCGGAACGCGAGGACGCGACTCCCGGCCAAGACGACGTTCCACGAAATCGAGGGGATGAACCACACGCAGTTCGGTTCCTACAGCGGACAACGCGGCGACTCGCCCGCGCCGCTCTCGTACGACGAGGCCCACCACCGACTCGCCGACGTACTCGTCCCGTGGCTGACGAACCACTCGACAGTCGTCGCTGTGTCGGGGAGTAGTGGATGA
- a CDS encoding polyprenyl synthetase family protein yields MEYLERRVAMANDRLAEVTGAVEPSELADEIEHVALAGGKRVRPTVTLLACEAAGGDPEDAVDFAVGVELVHNASLVIDDIIDRSDVRRGTPSAWAEYGYGPAIIASDGMLGEAFALFSADEHAMQVVAEAMVELGEGEATELVAKPSNEEEYMTLARRKTGALFRAAAELGAVAAGADAFTIEAFGEYAERVGVAFQIRDDVLDATADADELGKPTGVDEAVDRPSLLQVTDLTPEEADQRARDQADAALEALEAAGIGESDARGYLRDLAEFVVVRER; encoded by the coding sequence ATGGAGTATCTGGAGCGTCGGGTCGCGATGGCGAACGACCGCCTCGCCGAGGTGACGGGGGCGGTAGAGCCGTCGGAACTGGCCGACGAGATAGAACACGTGGCGCTGGCGGGCGGCAAGCGCGTCCGCCCGACGGTGACGCTCCTCGCCTGTGAGGCCGCCGGCGGCGACCCCGAGGACGCGGTCGACTTCGCGGTCGGCGTCGAACTCGTCCACAACGCCTCGCTCGTCATCGACGACATCATCGACCGCTCGGACGTACGCCGCGGGACGCCAAGCGCGTGGGCCGAGTACGGCTACGGCCCCGCAATCATCGCCTCCGATGGGATGCTCGGTGAGGCGTTCGCGCTATTCTCGGCGGACGAGCATGCGATGCAGGTCGTCGCAGAGGCGATGGTCGAACTCGGTGAGGGCGAGGCGACCGAACTCGTCGCCAAGCCGTCGAACGAGGAGGAGTACATGACGCTCGCCCGGCGCAAGACGGGGGCGTTGTTCCGGGCGGCCGCCGAACTCGGCGCGGTCGCGGCGGGTGCGGACGCGTTCACCATCGAGGCGTTCGGCGAGTACGCCGAACGGGTGGGAGTCGCCTTCCAGATTCGCGACGACGTCCTCGACGCGACCGCCGACGCCGACGAACTCGGGAAGCCCACGGGCGTCGACGAGGCGGTCGACCGTCCCTCGCTGTTGCAGGTGACGGACCTCACCCCCGAGGAAGCCGACCAGCGCGCCCGCGACCAAGCCGACGCGGCGTTGGAGGCGCTTGAGGCCGCGGGAATCGGGGAGTCCGATGCCCGTGGGTACCTGCGGGACTTGGCGGAGTTCGTCGTCGTTCGAGAGCGGTAG
- a CDS encoding electron transfer flavoprotein subunit alpha/FixB family protein — translation MSDVLAVTDHRRGALRDVSFEIVRAGRDLADDLGGDLHLVVIGGDTATFADQLSLEGVDAVHTVADGAEFNHDLYAGAITALYDEIAPTALLMPNSVNGLDYAPAVANRLDVPLVTDAVDLVYNGGLEATREMYGSKVETTVEVSEEPFAVTVRGGEWAAVEDAADVAVEAFDYDFDEADSGARVQGFEEVGAGDVDIADAEFLVSVGRGIEEEENLELIEELVEATGATLSSSRPIVDSGWLPKNRQVGQSGKQVTPDVYLAIGISGAVQHVAGMKGAETIIAINTDPNAPIFDIADYGIVGDLFDVVPALTAQFE, via the coding sequence ATGAGCGACGTCCTCGCCGTCACCGACCACCGCCGCGGCGCACTGCGCGACGTGAGTTTCGAGATCGTTCGCGCCGGACGCGACCTCGCGGACGACCTGGGTGGTGACCTCCACCTCGTGGTTATCGGCGGCGACACCGCGACGTTCGCGGACCAGTTGTCGCTCGAGGGAGTCGACGCCGTCCACACCGTCGCAGACGGTGCGGAGTTCAACCACGACCTGTACGCGGGTGCGATCACCGCGCTGTACGACGAGATCGCGCCGACCGCACTGTTGATGCCCAACTCGGTCAACGGCCTCGATTACGCGCCCGCGGTCGCGAACCGCCTCGACGTACCGCTGGTCACGGACGCCGTCGATCTGGTGTACAACGGGGGATTGGAGGCGACTCGCGAGATGTACGGCTCGAAGGTCGAGACGACCGTCGAGGTGAGCGAGGAACCGTTCGCCGTCACCGTCCGCGGCGGCGAGTGGGCCGCCGTCGAAGACGCCGCCGACGTGGCCGTCGAGGCGTTCGACTACGACTTCGACGAGGCCGACTCCGGCGCTCGCGTGCAGGGCTTCGAAGAGGTCGGCGCTGGCGACGTGGACATCGCAGACGCGGAGTTCCTCGTCTCGGTCGGGCGTGGCATCGAAGAGGAGGAGAACCTCGAACTCATCGAGGAACTCGTCGAGGCGACGGGCGCGACGCTGTCGTCCTCGCGGCCCATCGTCGACAGCGGCTGGCTTCCGAAGAACCGGCAGGTCGGGCAGTCGGGCAAGCAGGTGACGCCCGACGTCTACCTCGCCATCGGTATCTCTGGCGCGGTGCAACACGTCGCCGGGATGAAGGGTGCAGAGACGATCATCGCCATCAACACCGACCCGAACGCGCCCATCTTCGACATCGCCGACTACGGCATCGTGGGTGACTTGTTCGACGTGGTGCCGGCGCTGACCGCGCAGTTCGAGTAG
- a CDS encoding electron transfer flavoprotein subunit beta/FixA family protein yields MKILVTVKEVAEAADDFEIEGTAIGEQYLEYDLNEWDNYAVEAAVQLSEEYDDVETVSVTIGPERSEETIRMALAKGVDRAVRVWDDDIAGADLDVAAKTRLLSAVVEEEDPDLVLTGVQAADDGFGATGVSLADDIGFNWAAVVNHLETEDDRSAAHVHRELEGGVEELTDVDFPAVLTIQTGLNEPRYASLRGIRSAQSKEITEYGLGELGLDADAVASPLTRTAMYEPETESDATYFDGDADEQASQLAEVLRNKGVVSE; encoded by the coding sequence ATGAAGATCCTCGTCACGGTCAAGGAGGTCGCGGAAGCGGCCGACGACTTCGAGATCGAGGGGACAGCCATCGGGGAGCAGTACCTCGAGTACGACCTCAACGAGTGGGACAACTACGCCGTCGAGGCCGCGGTCCAACTCTCCGAGGAGTACGACGACGTCGAGACCGTCTCCGTCACCATCGGTCCCGAGCGCTCCGAAGAGACGATCCGGATGGCGCTGGCGAAGGGCGTGGACCGCGCGGTCCGCGTGTGGGACGACGACATCGCGGGCGCCGACCTCGACGTGGCGGCGAAGACGCGCCTCCTCTCGGCGGTCGTCGAGGAGGAAGACCCCGACCTCGTCTTGACGGGCGTGCAGGCGGCCGACGACGGCTTCGGCGCGACCGGCGTGTCGCTGGCCGACGACATCGGCTTTAACTGGGCGGCGGTCGTCAACCACCTCGAGACGGAGGACGACCGTTCTGCGGCACACGTCCACCGCGAACTGGAGGGCGGCGTCGAGGAACTCACCGACGTCGACTTCCCCGCGGTGCTCACGATCCAGACCGGCCTGAACGAACCGCGCTACGCCAGCCTGCGCGGCATCCGTTCGGCACAGAGCAAGGAGATTACCGAGTACGGACTGGGCGAGTTGGGCCTCGACGCCGACGCGGTCGCCTCGCCACTCACCCGGACCGCGATGTACGAACCCGAGACGGAGTCGGACGCGACGTACTTCGATGGCGACGCCGACGAACAGGCGAGCCAACTGGCTGAAGTGCTCCGGAACAAGGGGGTGGTGTCGGAATGA
- a CDS encoding helix-turn-helix transcriptional regulator codes for MRHVALLAALVVLGSVVFGATGVMAGQPTDLAASDATGVASTVGTGDGPTAEASVAYLVGTPRTNFTIALRESGDARWTVETRIPLDGEADQDAFREYAQAYETGDSDAGPSAETFRNAAASASDATGRQMGIERVNYTASLENGTGVLRLQFTWTGFLRQTDGGALVLGDAFKTPNNGTWFGSLSASQRLVIEPPANYEVSDVSQGFSYSISNRRIVANGPQQFDPDDIAVRYEPGGSGPVNGPQLSTELLVGGALLLFVVLGVLAMRRTGIGSSAPVTIPGADDDSAGNTASPANTSIDERTSSEPTGTDTTAASVERTEAADSDPQDEPATGAAAANEDEEDVTEEDLELLSDEERVERLLERNGGRMRQANIVSGTGWSDAKVSQLLSAMADEGRIEKLRLGRENLISLADDADDEDDETGDGDDAASGR; via the coding sequence ATGCGGCACGTCGCCCTCCTCGCCGCGCTCGTCGTACTCGGCTCCGTCGTCTTCGGTGCGACCGGCGTGATGGCCGGCCAGCCGACGGATCTCGCCGCGAGCGACGCCACTGGCGTCGCGTCGACCGTCGGCACGGGCGACGGACCCACTGCCGAGGCGAGCGTCGCGTACCTCGTCGGGACGCCACGCACGAACTTCACCATCGCCCTGCGTGAGAGCGGAGACGCGAGGTGGACGGTCGAGACTCGGATTCCGTTGGACGGTGAAGCAGACCAAGACGCGTTCCGCGAGTACGCACAGGCGTACGAGACCGGCGACTCGGATGCCGGTCCCTCGGCGGAGACGTTCCGAAATGCGGCCGCGTCCGCCTCGGACGCCACCGGTCGGCAGATGGGTATCGAGCGAGTGAACTACACGGCGTCGCTGGAGAACGGCACGGGCGTCCTCCGACTCCAGTTCACCTGGACGGGCTTCCTCCGGCAGACGGACGGCGGCGCACTCGTCCTCGGTGACGCCTTCAAGACGCCGAACAACGGCACGTGGTTCGGGTCGCTGTCGGCTTCCCAACGACTCGTCATCGAACCGCCCGCCAACTACGAGGTGAGCGACGTCTCACAGGGGTTCAGTTACTCGATCAGCAACCGCCGGATCGTCGCGAACGGACCGCAACAGTTCGACCCCGACGACATCGCCGTCCGGTACGAACCCGGCGGGTCGGGCCCGGTGAACGGCCCGCAACTCTCGACGGAACTGCTCGTAGGCGGTGCGCTGTTGCTGTTCGTCGTCCTGGGTGTGTTGGCGATGCGTCGCACCGGCATCGGATCCAGCGCACCGGTGACGATTCCGGGAGCCGACGACGACTCCGCCGGTAACACGGCGTCGCCAGCGAATACCTCGATAGACGAACGGACATCGAGTGAGCCAACGGGAACGGACACGACAGCAGCATCGGTGGAGCGCACGGAGGCAGCAGATTCCGACCCACAAGACGAACCAGCGACGGGAGCGGCGGCAGCAAACGAGGACGAGGAAGACGTCACCGAGGAGGACTTGGAACTGCTCTCGGACGAGGAGCGTGTCGAACGCCTCCTCGAACGCAACGGCGGGCGGATGCGGCAGGCGAACATCGTCAGCGGCACCGGGTGGTCGGACGCCAAGGTGTCGCAACTGCTGTCGGCGATGGCCGACGAGGGGCGCATCGAGAAACTCCGCCTGGGTCGCGAGAACCTCATCTCGCTGGCCGACGACGCGGACGACGAGGATGACGAGACCGGCGACGGCGACGACGCCGCGAGTGGCCGCTGA
- a CDS encoding DUF7096 domain-containing protein, producing the protein MRATPVLLAALLVCAAVGASALPAADRGASSLDAAATATPAATTATANATSSLNETGTIRILSLGANGSVAAGIDVVSIDAGTATSFGANASAARIRTIALRERITDANTSDERQKRILDGLNEVEKDLITLHTRQREALAAYASGDLTAKELLVELGRIRATASVLTDRVELMGQLAADTDEFTLDDNRVFPLLYDLRTFDGPVRSRTVAALNGEERASTRVYVAATAESVTLSTIDDGQYVREAFRGDLRERDGSGINEEVAQNVTAQSYPEIWAATGGSISGQGSGGTFQFDLRYPNGTLTAFVGGGSEQVFLEHHRMDLDGVETGAAATRTLDLTVHVNRTFPGGPLRINVTEPNSDDPVNAVVKVGREGSESPEIGTTGDDGVLWTVSPRGEFVVTVIEVGSTDISTIRVTPTEPQTVADALASNGSARVDPPT; encoded by the coding sequence ATGCGAGCTACCCCCGTCCTCCTCGCGGCCCTCCTCGTGTGCGCCGCCGTCGGCGCGAGCGCACTCCCCGCTGCCGACCGCGGGGCGTCCTCGCTCGACGCCGCCGCCACCGCGACCCCCGCAGCCACGACCGCGACGGCGAACGCGACGAGTTCCCTCAACGAGACTGGAACGATTCGGATCCTCTCGTTGGGTGCGAACGGAAGCGTCGCCGCCGGCATCGACGTGGTGTCGATCGATGCGGGAACCGCGACGTCGTTCGGGGCGAACGCCTCCGCCGCGCGGATTCGGACCATCGCCCTCCGTGAACGGATCACCGACGCGAACACCAGCGACGAACGGCAAAAGCGGATCCTCGACGGTCTCAACGAAGTCGAGAAAGACCTCATCACGCTCCACACGAGACAGCGCGAAGCGTTAGCCGCGTACGCCAGCGGCGATCTGACCGCCAAGGAGTTGTTGGTCGAACTCGGACGGATCAGAGCCACCGCGTCTGTGCTGACCGACCGCGTGGAACTGATGGGCCAACTCGCCGCCGACACCGACGAGTTCACACTCGACGACAACCGCGTCTTCCCGCTACTGTACGACCTGCGGACGTTCGACGGGCCGGTCCGGTCGCGGACGGTCGCGGCACTCAACGGCGAAGAGAGAGCGTCGACGCGAGTGTACGTCGCCGCGACGGCCGAGAGCGTCACTCTGTCGACGATCGACGATGGGCAGTACGTGCGTGAGGCGTTCCGCGGCGACCTTCGCGAACGCGACGGCAGCGGTATCAACGAGGAGGTCGCACAGAACGTGACCGCCCAGAGTTACCCAGAGATATGGGCCGCGACCGGGGGATCCATCTCCGGACAAGGCTCCGGCGGGACGTTCCAGTTCGACCTCCGATACCCGAACGGGACGCTGACCGCGTTCGTTGGTGGTGGCAGCGAACAGGTGTTCCTCGAACACCACCGGATGGACCTCGACGGCGTCGAGACCGGCGCGGCGGCGACCCGGACGCTCGACTTGACGGTTCACGTCAACCGGACGTTCCCCGGCGGCCCACTCCGGATCAACGTGACGGAACCGAACTCCGACGACCCCGTCAACGCCGTCGTGAAGGTCGGTCGTGAGGGCTCGGAGAGCCCCGAGATCGGGACGACCGGCGACGACGGCGTCCTCTGGACCGTCTCCCCACGCGGGGAGTTCGTCGTCACGGTCATCGAGGTCGGGTCCACGGACATCTCGACGATCAGAGTGACCCCGACCGAACCGCAGACGGTCGCGGACGCACTCGCGTCGAACGGGTCCGCTCGGGTCGACCCCCCGACCTGA
- a CDS encoding type IV pilin N-terminal domain-containing protein has product MDEHRSDEDSPDSRASDTSPRADGRDRAVTPTVGVVLLVAVTIALAATVGAAALATGTPASPPPTAVVDLSVRETTLTLTHRAGSPLDVRDLRIVVRVDGDRLRYQPPVPFFAARGFHGGPTGPFNSASDPTWSAGETASLSVAGTNRPRLRVGSVVRVTLYEGEFRLVVVRAVVR; this is encoded by the coding sequence GTGGACGAGCATCGATCCGACGAGGACTCGCCCGACAGCCGAGCCTCCGACACCAGTCCTCGCGCCGACGGCCGCGACCGTGCGGTGACGCCGACCGTCGGCGTCGTCCTCCTAGTCGCGGTCACGATTGCGCTCGCGGCGACCGTCGGTGCGGCCGCGTTGGCGACGGGCACACCGGCGTCGCCGCCGCCGACCGCCGTCGTCGACCTCAGCGTGCGTGAGACGACGCTCACGCTGACCCATCGGGCCGGGTCGCCGCTGGACGTGCGCGACCTTCGAATCGTGGTCCGCGTCGACGGCGACCGTCTCCGCTATCAGCCGCCGGTTCCGTTCTTCGCGGCCCGCGGCTTTCACGGTGGACCGACCGGGCCGTTCAACAGCGCGAGCGATCCCACCTGGAGCGCCGGCGAAACGGCGTCGCTGTCGGTCGCCGGGACGAATCGTCCACGCCTCCGCGTGGGGAGCGTCGTGCGCGTGACGCTGTACGAAGGAGAGTTCAGACTCGTCGTCGTTCGAGCGGTTGTGAGATGA
- a CDS encoding methyltransferase domain-containing protein: MGILEDKDNARLFYRYFSRVYDTINPYIWDDRMRNQALEWFDADPDDRVLDVGAGTGFATEGLLNHVDEVYALDQSRGQFEQAFKKFGKHGKVHFHMGDAERLPFKDDSFDKLWSSGSIEYWPDPIAALREFRRVTKPGGTVLVVGPDYPKLSVFQKLADAIMLFYDAEEAEAMFREAGFEEMRHFIQQRHRGTPRAITTVATVPKTDDADERADAAEAADEPTPTDD; this comes from the coding sequence ATGGGAATCCTCGAGGACAAGGACAACGCGCGGCTGTTTTATCGGTACTTCTCGCGCGTCTACGACACGATCAATCCGTACATCTGGGACGACCGGATGCGCAACCAGGCGCTGGAGTGGTTCGACGCTGACCCCGACGACCGCGTCCTCGACGTGGGTGCGGGCACCGGGTTCGCCACCGAGGGTCTCCTCAACCACGTCGACGAAGTGTACGCGCTGGACCAGTCGCGCGGGCAGTTCGAGCAGGCGTTCAAAAAGTTCGGCAAACACGGGAAGGTCCACTTCCACATGGGCGACGCCGAGCGCCTGCCGTTCAAAGACGACTCCTTCGACAAACTGTGGTCGTCTGGCTCCATCGAGTACTGGCCCGACCCGATCGCCGCACTCCGGGAGTTCCGTCGCGTCACCAAGCCCGGTGGCACCGTCCTCGTCGTCGGCCCAGACTACCCGAAGCTCTCGGTGTTCCAGAAGCTCGCGGACGCCATTATGCTGTTCTACGACGCCGAGGAGGCCGAGGCGATGTTCCGCGAGGCCGGCTTCGAGGAGATGCGCCACTTCATCCAGCAGCGCCACCGCGGCACGCCCCGCGCCATCACCACCGTCGCGACCGTTCCCAAGACCGACGACGCGGACGAACGTGCCGACGCGGCCGAAGCCGCGGACGAACCGACGCCGACCGACGACTGA
- a CDS encoding creatininase family protein → MHLSEATWTDVRDADIDAALVPIGSTEQHGPHAPLGTDALTAETVAAAASDRWSREGTLLVAPPVHVGVAEEHRAFDGTLWVSPDTFRAYVRETVESLAHHGIDRVVLANGHGGNVEALAEVARRVSRDADTDAYAVSFTWFEAVGEHTSRMGHAGPLETAMLRHLAPELVREDRIEEARAGGSDRWGEWVRGVNLAHDSDEFSENGTVGDPSAGDAELGAELLDRASDALVDVAGAVVDRGR, encoded by the coding sequence ATGCACCTCTCGGAGGCGACGTGGACCGACGTCCGCGACGCCGACATCGACGCCGCACTGGTGCCGATCGGCAGCACGGAACAGCACGGCCCGCACGCTCCGCTGGGAACCGACGCACTGACTGCGGAGACGGTCGCCGCGGCCGCGAGCGACCGCTGGAGCCGCGAGGGCACCCTGCTCGTGGCACCGCCAGTTCACGTCGGCGTCGCCGAGGAACACCGGGCGTTCGACGGGACGCTGTGGGTGTCGCCGGACACCTTCCGTGCGTACGTCCGCGAGACCGTCGAGAGCCTCGCGCACCACGGTATCGACCGCGTCGTCCTCGCCAACGGCCACGGCGGCAACGTCGAGGCGCTGGCAGAAGTCGCCCGGCGCGTCTCCCGCGACGCCGACACCGACGCCTACGCCGTCTCGTTCACGTGGTTCGAGGCGGTCGGCGAACACACCAGTCGGATGGGCCACGCGGGGCCGCTGGAGACGGCGATGCTTCGACACCTCGCGCCCGAGTTGGTTCGAGAAGACCGGATCGAGGAGGCGCGGGCGGGCGGGAGCGACCGCTGGGGAGAGTGGGTTCGCGGGGTGAACCTCGCGCACGACAGCGACGAGTTCAGCGAGAACGGCACCGTCGGCGACCCCAGCGCGGGGGACGCGGAGTTGGGGGCGGAGTTGCTCGACCGCGCGAGCGACGCGCTGGTCGACGTGGCGGGAGCGGTCGTCGACCGCGGCCGCTGA